Sequence from the Thunnus maccoyii chromosome 11, fThuMac1.1, whole genome shotgun sequence genome:
GGctgctgatttttgtttttcttgcaagAACCTTGAAGGCCTAAAATCTCTGATTGTCTCGTCACATTTAAAGATCCATGATCTACAAGAACATGAATATCTTATAGAACATGAGAGGTTTTCAGATGTAATTCTCTGCACTTCAGAATTCAAAATGGTCAACAACAATTTTAATCATCTGTACCTTCTTCAAATTAccataaatgaattaattaaccctaaaaatgtagattttgcCTAACAGCTCTATTGCAAATATAGAAGCCAGGATTATGATAAATTTGCCATTTGCCAAGTCTGAAATCAAAATGCCAACTTTTAATCTTGTTATTAGTTTATCTTTGACTTTGATGCACATGGATAGGTTCAATGATAGATCTTCTGTTAGTTCTGATTTCTtataaatctgttaattgttatattttcatttggGAGGCTTTTACTACCTGTTTTGTTCTGAccattaaatacaaatatattagaCTATCGCTTAATGAGTGTACACATAACATTTGCGAGGCTCTCACTTTCTCCTGTAGTTATTTGACAGCAGAGACATGTCAGTCAGGACTCAGGAGCACAAAGTGTTTTACCATAGAAGTCCTCCGAAATGGGATAAAAGTGCAAAGACCAGTTCACAAAGCTGCTGAGAGCAACTCTGGGTGTCTCAGAGGTCCCTAAGCTTCTAAGAGAAGGGGCAGGGATTgattgtgtccagcagttaaatttctgaaattaaatatatttgcatattttagaGTCtgaaatttttaatgagggagaaggagtagatgtaattttaaggattttaacaagataattgcatttttatggaaaaactatatcagagtagagtattttatatacatgcatacagCATGTCTAGAGGGgacctttaaattaaattgccaATTATCTTTAATTGtagttgtatttaaatgtgtctatttataatgtattgtgtttttgtcatttacattttgtcttgatgccttttatgttttatgtaaagcactttgaattgccttgttattgaaatgtgctgtacaaataaacttgccttgcctaaaataaaaaatgaaattaaagtaaatgaaaagtaaataaaacaaatacaatgatAATAACCGACCATTTAACTGACATAGATGCTTTTAGCCGTAGGATGTTTTGTGAATAGTTCTTTACAATCTCTCTCCGTTTCTGTCGCTGCACTCCGCTCCATGTTTTAAATCTGATTGTACCGACGTCACGAGTACATGCGGACTTATTCGCATGCGCTCTGCAAAGACccgcccctactctgcctctgattggctgtggcCGTGATATTCCTAAAATAACCAATCAAACCAACGAAGGTAATGaatactagccaatcagaggcagagtagggcgggtcttcgcggAATGCGGATGTGAAAAATATAAGGCTATACCACAGAGCAGCaggttgtgtgttttcttatcAGTCAGGAACTTATCTGTCACAAACTACGGCTTCTTGGACAACATGTTGAAGGCGGTTATTTTAATTGGTGGGCCCCAGAAAGGTGAGGAAAAATTATATCTCTTCGTTgtgttgtcatattttttaGAGTCAGCTGTGTGTGGTTAAAAGCGAAGCTAGGCTACTAATGCTAACAGTTTGTTTATAAGTATCACTGACGTGGCGTAAGGAGAGGACGccgcacaaacacagacatacaacaACGTTTGAGAATCGATATCATAATAAATTTTATGACCTTAGCactaactgacaacatgtaaataacaataTCAGTTAGCTGATGGTAATAGCATAAACATTGGCTCATTTCATTACCTATTGTGCTTATTCTCCCCTGTATGAAGTGAACGTACTCCATTTAAAAAAGCAGGCGTTTTAGGATAACTGCAAATGTACCACAGTACTAAGTTAAGTAATACGTGCAATTATGGCGTTATGATATACTATTCAGTTCGGCATGCATTCAGTCCACCATTTaatgttgtttaattaaaatatcagCTAGCTTATTTTTCCAATAAAACACAGTGGTGAATTTTAAAAGCAAAGTGTAGATTTCACAGAAAtaaagtgctgctgctgatcagTTCTATTTGTCATTTATTACCTAATCCCTAAATGTATCAAATGTATTGCTGAACATTTGCTTGTCTGTGAAGAAGGCCGTTTTATAAATGCCAGAAGTTTGAAGTTAGTTTGccctagttttttttttccaaaatagaggagaggagatgataTATAGTGTACTGTTCATGTCTGGAAGAAAAAGTTGTCTGaacttttatttgaacattGCTTTGCAGGCACAAGGTTTAGGCCACTGTCATTTGAAGTGCCCAAACCCTTGTTTCCAGTAGCTGGTGTGCCCATGCTGCAGCATCACATTGAAGCATGTGCCAAGGTGAGTATCCTTGCAATATCAGAGtcattttacagagaaaatgtagTATATGGCAGATGTGCATCAATGGTTCCATGGCcaattgtgttttgtgtatttaaatgtatatctAAATGTTTTGTTACTTCGCCGTACtcatattatgttttatgtacttATTTTGGGTGGTATAAGTgttaaattcaattttaatttggCCTGATATGTTTTGGCCCTGCATAGCATCACTTAAATCTAGTTAAAATGGTAAAAAGCTTGTCTTTTTAGTTGGTAGGTGTTAATCTAATCTTCTGATGCAGAGGACAGTACGTTCTAAATGAAATAAGTCCAATAATAAACATGTCTTGTGCTACAGGTACCAAATATGAAGGAGATTTTGCTCATCGGCTTTTATCAGCCAAATGAAGAACTGACCAGATTCCTTTTTAATGCGCAGCAGGAATTCAAAGTTTCCATCAGGTAAACAACAGAGCTCAAACACCAGTAAACAATAGAGCTCCTAGCTACATCTCTATAAACAAGTACAGATATACTTAGTAACTTGCATACTCTCCATATAGCAATGACATATGTTTCATATATAGGGGCAGCAGTAGTTTTCTTGCCATGTTGCACCTAAACTGTTGAATCACTACAGGTTTGCTGTTCTTGACTCTGCTCCGCAGGTATTTGCAGGAGTATGCAGCCCTGGGTACCGGAGGGGGCATCTATCACTTCAGAGATCAGATTGTCTCTGGCAGTCCAGAGGCATTCTTTGTTCTGAATGCAGATGTCTGCTCAGCATTTCCCCTAACAGAGATGCTCAGCTTCCAAAAGGAACATGGAGAACCAAACAGCTTTGTTATCCTCGGGACAACGGTGAGATTTCATTATTGACAGTTGTTATTGTCTTTAATAGAACATGTACATCTCTAAAaagttttctttctgtgttttgattactgtttattttgtgttgttttagtATCTTGACTtcattgaaatatttgtatCACATCCTTGATGTTAAAACAGAAGTTAATGTATCCTAAATCAGACtgcctttcttcttttctcagGCAAACAGAAAGCAATCCATGAACTATGGCTGCATTGTTGAAAACGAGGAAACAAATGAGGTATTTAACCCTTCCTGTCTTATTTCCCCTAATAGTCATGCATTACTGCCAGCTCAATCATAACTGCTcctctttattcatttatttttttattcaggtCTTGCATTATGTGGAAAAGCCCAGCACATTTgtgagtgacatcatcaactgCGGTATATACCTCTTTAACCCAGATATCTTCCAGCATATTGGCACATTCTTCCAGAAGAATCAACAGGACATGTTGTTGTGAGTTGAAGTGCTCCCTCTCGGGGATCTGTGCGTGGGGATGCATGTGAATACTATTTATTCCATTTCTTTGGTCctcttcatttgtcttttttccttccCTTCTCCTGCCATTTCTGTTTCCTCACACAATCATCAGATATCCATACGATGGGTAAGTTGGTACATTTAGGCTGCACGGTGTGATTATAGAGCACTTAGAACGTGGTGTGAGCTACAGTAGGGTCCAAGAGTCTGAGACCATTTTCCCATTCACCTGAATGGGAAAATGGTCTCAGACTCTTGGACCCcaatgtatataaatataacccATTATAAGGCTGAGATTGAGCTGAAATTGATGCTTTGTGAATGTCTCTCATGCACTTCCTCTGCACACTTTTCCTCTAAATTATAAACCTTCCATTTTGAATGCagctttttttcataatttgccctgaaaatgtgcattattATTATGGGGGCATTTTGGGGGAGTTTGCCTGGCAGAGATTAAGCCTTGTCTCACACTAAAGACAACATTCGGTGAAGATATCCATTGGACAAACTCCTTAGTCTAGTATTAGGTTTAATCTTTGTCCAGAAAAGCAAACCCTATTGTAGCTTGTTCTCCTGAGGAGGATGTCAGACTTTCTcatgtctatttttattttcctctatgttgtccctgtttttgtttctctagTTAGCAACAGACTAATTAGATAGCTTGGAGATAGCGAAACTTTGTGTCACATAGTTGCCAGTGAGAATTATGTAATGACTTTGTACCTTTTATAAATCCTCTCTCTATTTGTTAGCTGCTAGACTCcccactttgttttttttctgaacacaACAAAAAGCTCCTTTCTGATTAAGGCGTAAATGTGCATGTGGAAAGACTGCACCCTTCTCACTCACAGAAGctgtatttctttgtttatttgttttaaaaaattttgacacttttcactttttgtgttttcatatgtttGTTATAGTGTAGTAGATCTAACACCTGGCACCCCAAGGACAGTTAAATTACAGTATATCACGAAAGGTCAAACCACATGTGCATAATTCACCTACTAACATCAATAGCACTTAAATCAAGATTGGCACTGAATCAGCACAATTTATGAACACATCAGAGAtactttaaagaaataaaaagagttCTGCTGCAAAATCTCTCAGGGCCAACTTTGCCTCTAACCATATCCCTTCCTTTTTGGTAAAACTTCGATTATGGGTGTAATCCTTTAAAATATTCTTTTCATCAATATTTAACATTCTGCTTCATCTCGGGGCTCTCACAATACACTATGCCAGAGACCCTGATTAATATGGAACACATAGACCCATCTACTTAAGTTTTGGATCACTACTAGGTAATCAGCTTTGGTTTCAATCCAGCACTGACACCATTAAAGTTATTACCAGTGGTGCATTTTAACTCAGTGCTCTCATTTAATTCTTGGGGCTGGATAGTAGGGCAGTAGATTCGTGTTTCTGTTTAGTTTTAAGAGGGACTACTTGGTTGGTTTTGCACATAActggatattttaaaaatcacaaagacTATTTAAGTACAAGTAGGGTGAAGGTAAAGCACTGGGCATTCATTCTCAATTCTTTTAAGTGTTCTTTTTTCATTACTGGCGTAATTTTAGGCCCAAGAAATTCTGTGTATTTAAATTGGTCACTGGGCAAACAGAAAGGTAAAGTTGGACTAAAGACTAAAACACTAAGGACTAAAATACAGCTTTTAAATTGGTATGTTTATGAGCGAGAACCCTCAGCTACAGTGTCTCATCATCCACTTAGTATTTAGGTTATCATGTAATACCTCCATTTTTATGCTATGGCTTTTAGGAAACAGGtgccttattttttttaaaaatggtttacTTGATCCTTCAATAAATTTAGGGAAAGAATATATTGAAATCATTGCAGCCATACCTGATAGTGAGTTTAGTACAAGTTTCTGTATAAATATCAACTTTGTCTTGACTTTCATTCTCACCTTTAACTTTGCacaaaagattttattttaataaatgagGCCCCTGGCTCTGGTTTGTAAATCTGTCCCCTTGCAGAGAGGAGCCAACCAACGGCTGGCACCGAGCAGAGGCCATCCGGCTGGAGCAGGACATTTTCACTGCCCTGGCAGGGCAGGGCAAACTCTACGTGTATAAAACCCTCAGCTTCTGGAGCCAGATAAAATCTGCAGGGTGAGTTTATATGTCATAAATGCTGTCAGATCCAATAGGGAATAAAGTTATCTTTCCAACATGTATAACCCTGTAGCTTATTAAATGtcagaggagaggggagataTTGGATTCCAAAATGAGCAGTATAATGCAGATGTATGGCTTTAAAAAagcactttgttgtttttttggtgatCTTTTCTCAGGTCTGCAATTTATGCCAGTCGATTGTACCTCAACCAGTATCACACAACTCATCCTGAAAGACTGGCCTCAAATAAGGAGGGAGGGCCCAAAATCAGTGGTGAGATTCATTGATCTTCTGTAGCTTTGTTCCTTTCTAATGTTGGAGCCAAGTCTTTTCACACTTCCTCTTGTTTCTCTAGGTAATGTCTATATTCATCCTACAGCCAACATTGACCCCACTGCTATGGTAAGTGTCTTTCCCTATTGTATTGCACTTTACACCATAAACACATACAACATGTGAATGACGTACTATTAATGGCACACACTCTTATGAAATATATGCAACTGTTATTGTGAAAATTGTAAAATACAGGTGTGCTCATTACAGTGTCACTAGTTCCTACCTGGAGGGTTGATCTTTGTTATTTTACCAGTTGCAGTTGTGCAGTGGTGATCACTTAAgataatttcttctttttctctttgcagtTGGGTCCCAATGTCTCCATCGGGACTGGAGTGACTATTGGTGCTGGGGTCAGAGTTCGCGAATCCATCATCCTACATGGTGCGACTCTTCAGGTAAGCCCTTGTAAATATACAGCAGTTTGTACGTACGTTGCACATAACAGACAAGTAGAAGCACTTTTCTGGTTGCTGGTTGCTCTgattttgtgcattttcttGAGACACTCTGGGGTTTTTTCTCACCCACACTG
This genomic interval carries:
- the gmppaa gene encoding mannose-1-phosphate guanyltransferase alpha-A isoform X1, which produces MLKAVILIGGPQKGTRFRPLSFEVPKPLFPVAGVPMLQHHIEACAKVPNMKEILLIGFYQPNEELTRFLFNAQQEFKVSIRYLQEYAALGTGGGIYHFRDQIVSGSPEAFFVLNADVCSAFPLTEMLSFQKEHGEPNSFVILGTTANRKQSMNYGCIVENEETNEVLHYVEKPSTFVSDIINCGIYLFNPDIFQHIGTFFQKNQQDMLLYPYDGEEPTNGWHRAEAIRLEQDIFTALAGQGKLYVYKTLSFWSQIKSAGSAIYASRLYLNQYHTTHPERLASNKEGGPKISGNVYIHPTANIDPTAMLGPNVSIGTGVTIGAGVRVRESIILHGATLQDHCCVLNSIVGWDSTIGKWARVEGTPSDPNPNDPYAKIDSETLFREGKLTPSITILGCNVTIPCEVIILNSIVLPHKDLNRSFKNQIIL
- the gmppaa gene encoding mannose-1-phosphate guanyltransferase alpha-A isoform X2, encoding MLKAVILIGGPQKGTRFRPLSFEVPKPLFPVAGVPMLQHHIEACAKVPNMKEILLIGFYQPNEELTRFLFNAQQEFKVSIRYLQEYAALGTGGGIYHFRDQIVSGSPEAFFVLNADVCSAFPLTEMLSFQKEHGEPNSFVILGTTANRKQSMNYGCIVENEETNEVLHYVEKPSTFVSDIINCGIYLFNPDIFQHIGTFFQKNQQDMLLEEPTNGWHRAEAIRLEQDIFTALAGQGKLYVYKTLSFWSQIKSAGSAIYASRLYLNQYHTTHPERLASNKEGGPKISGNVYIHPTANIDPTAMLGPNVSIGTGVTIGAGVRVRESIILHGATLQDHCCVLNSIVGWDSTIGKWARVEGTPSDPNPNDPYAKIDSETLFREGKLTPSITILGCNVTIPCEVIILNSIVLPHKDLNRSFKNQIIL